GCAGCGACACCGGCGCGGCGCTGGCGGTGGTCAGCGCGGTCGAGGAGCTGCGCCGGATCCTGCCCGACCTGACCGCGCCCGACGAGACCGCCCGCGACCGGGTGGCGCGGGCCGGGGCGGCGATCGTGGAGACCTGGACCGCGAAGGTCCGCCACCACCTCGAGGCGAACCCCTACTCCCCCGCCGAGGACGAGCTCGGCGCCTCCGCAGACCCGCTGCGTGCCTACGGCTCGACCATCCTCGGCGCGGCCGCGGCCGGGGACGTGATGGTGTTCCTGCAGATCGGCGACGGCGACTCGGTCCTGGTGGCCAGCGACGGCACCGCCTCGCGCCCCCTGCCCGAGGATCCCGACCTCGACGGGCTGCACACCAGCTCGCTGTGCCAGCCGCGCCCGCTCGACGCGCTGCGGGTCGGCGTCGTCGACGCCGCCGCCGACCGCGCGGCGCTGGTCTTCCTGTGCACCGACGGCTTCGGCCGCTCCCGGGTCGACTCCCACGGGTGGTGGCGCCAGACCG
The genomic region above belongs to Nocardioides sp. QY071 and contains:
- a CDS encoding protein phosphatase 2C domain-containing protein; translation: MTDRPDADPVWTTLSGTTIGSVHVRDELPIQDAVLTWSDQALGHAVIAVADGHGHKYHFRSDTGAALAVVSAVEELRRILPDLTAPDETARDRVARAGAAIVETWTAKVRHHLEANPYSPAEDELGASADPLRAYGSTILGAAAAGDVMVFLQIGDGDSVLVASDGTASRPLPEDPDLDGLHTSSLCQPRPLDALRVGVVDAAADRAALVFLCTDGFGRSRVDSHGWWRQTGEQLLEFARARGLGWVREQLPEWLAEPALIGGDDTTMALLVRNDVAGIDRPDLADTVPVPEG